Genomic segment of Eupeodes corollae chromosome 2, idEupCoro1.1, whole genome shotgun sequence:
ttttctccAGTTTCCAATCTACGTAAGCGTATTGGTGGTTTAATgaccaacaatgtaaatttggtgcgaaatttagtcacaatagcccgagtagccgcttcagtgggtcaattaaactgaccataaaatggaagaagcgcgcgatgaactttcttaacagagcacgtattttgataataaagttcaataatatgcaagcgttgttcgtttataagacgattcatggttaaattatagacaaaACTAAAGATATTTcgcagtgaaacaaaacacgaaacttgggtcagctgtttaaaccagtgttgccaagaAGAAAATATCTAAACAATCACCCTTTATACTCGTAACATCGAATAAATTGCGCAAGAAACGATAAAcattaaagcaaaataaaatgccAAGGTTTTGTTccatatttcattatttttcgaTCATAACACATTTTAAGGCAAATTTTTCAGTAAGTGTAGGCCAgtttaacaatgaaaaaaatgtcattacAAATGCTTCATCATATGAAAACGGACGAATTTTTTTACAGTATTCTTCTTACACCTGTCAATGTTTTATGTAatacaatggctgcgttcaatctcgtgttggatagggtatcttagGTAGGTGGATTtatagataccttgttgaacgagttggatagctatattgagatagctgtcaaaaaataaaaacaactttaagctgtctacaaaaagcagagaaacatttaagcttcgaagtcaaaattgtagTAAGATAAAAggtttaatggataattcagaTGATTCGTCGgattggtcatctacaaaacgagaacaaaataagtcaattttgaagtttaaaaaaaattgatcataattaccttcatAAATATGGtggcaaatagctttttaatcgtctattatgtacagaacatcctaaaatacaacttcaactaaaattttgtacctttttctttaccaacaaatacaaaaagctgaaatcaattttcttgaaattcaacaatgtgttgaatcagctttCCAGAAATTCCTGGATACcattggattccttttttgacatctcagctgtttttgatcagctgttattttacacgtaagtCACTAACAAAAAgaatccggataccctatctatctgagattgaacgcagccaatattTCTCTGTCAGATTTGTCAGAGAAATGTGAAGAATTGTCAACTGTTAATGCCGtttacttaaaaattgttaagtttcttaaaataagtaaaagtcttaaatgaatcataaaaattaagCATTTCGAAATTTTACGAATTCTCCACAACATATCTTGAATCcatacaaatttaagttttcaagaCTTTAAGGTTAAAATATATGATAAGCTTAATGTCAGCATATAATTTTCTCTGttcgattaaaaataaattcttatttaagtATTAAGAACCAAATTTAGATCACATTTAAATTGCAAATCGAACTTGTCTCCTATATTGTCTGATTCTGCTTATTTTTCCAAAAGGGTACCTAAGGCTTCAAATGccatatgaaaataaataacgaaTACAATCTCAAAGCAACAAAGatgctggaatgcgacccacactgataacttcccatcccgtctgtcgatttgtctttcttaaaagtttgtaggttttcgtgttgggttataaaagttgtcagttgaattattcttaaaaattttaaaattaccaacaatatttaaatattaaataaatagatttttagtcgaaaacattttttaaatttttacaaattggattatttatagatttaattttttatgaaaaaacggattattggatttttataaaaaaaaaactgctgagtatcgcaaacaatattttctgtgaaataaaaaattgaagacaatatttttaatttttaaaatgctatttgagtcgaaagtaaatttttacaaagtttaagtattgttttttttttaggtttttatttcctgtaaaaaaaagtcaattcgattttcccaaaatttctcataatgttgaaaacaatatttcttataagttaacattagttggaagctataatctcaatttttaaaaagacacgagtagttgagtcgaaaatcaattcttaccaacttctgttaaattttcttgtaactttttatttttttttggtaaaaaaactgtcaattcgatttttctcaaattttttcgaatgttgaaaacaatattctttataAGGTTAAATACGttttaagccataatctcaagtttttgaaaagatatttttgtcgaaaaccaatttttaaaaacttttttttaattttcttttaactttttattttttgtaagaaaaactgtcagttcgatttttctcaaaattttaccgaatgttgcagacaatatttcttataagaaaaaattagtttaaaacaattatctcaaatttttgaaaagttattttacagtaaaataatttttactaacttttattaatttttttaggtttttattttttgtaaaaaaactgtcaattcgatttttccatttttaaaactgggtatggtaaaaaaaaaacacctactcaattttcttgagagctttttctgcatcttttcttttttttaaattttttttcggtttaatttctatttattcCTAAACTTCATTTAAGATTACATAAATACACAATCGTTTATTGATTTACTTCCATTGCTTCTTTTCGTAATCCCATTTGGAGGCGAGACCAGTGACAgggtttatttcaaaatcgagCATACGCTTCAGTTGGGCCTTTTGGTGTTCCTCATCGAATGTAATTGGCAGTTCATCGTAGACAAACAAGTTCATCATGATACACACCCAGATACCGATGGAAGCAGCGATAAGACCGAAACTAAGGTGCATCTTCCACTCACCAGTACCGGCTTTCAATTCAGCGAAAGTCTGGCAGAAAGAAGCACGGTAGAGGGCACGCTTCTCTTCAATGGACAGTTTCTTCCAATCTTGCTGTTCCTTGGCACGCAGACACAAAATTTCATTGGTTGGTTCCCTGAAACGGATGGCGGGCATTGGGTAGTCGACACGGTCACGGTAGTTAGCTGAACTGTTCCAGCCGTAGCCGACAATCTCACGTTTGCCGATTTTGTCCAAGGTGTGAATGGATGCGACGCTTTCGATTTGGGCGTTCTTTgggacggcggcggcggcagctGCCTGTCGCATTGAAGCGAGAGCAATCAATCGGAGTGacatgttttttcttcttttatgtgTATTTGGTTACAAAAGGAATTTGGTTAGAAGCTTCGTCGCTTTTGCAGCTGTGAAACGAAAACGAACGATGAAAAAGGGACTTTGCATGGAACTTTCTttcttattatctgtgtaacaaaatttatttgaagtcgatatctcttctggttcttgagctatacaCGACAAACAAattgtcgcgaacgtacggacgtacgtacacacgaacaCACAgacaaaaatcttttctttcaactctagggaccttgaaacgtcgataaatgtaaaaatattcagttcgacaaatcggacctattacaataacttcctacgggaagttaaaaacatagTTACTGTCATTTTCGTAATCAAAACAATCCGACTAATCATTATGCTCTAAgagttttttataagataaagaATAAGAAACGTATATATTATACATTACATGAAAACATATGTAACCATTATT
This window contains:
- the LOC129945015 gene encoding cytochrome c oxidase subunit 4 isoform 1, mitochondrial-like, with translation MSLRLIALASMRQAAAAAAVPKNAQIESVASIHTLDKIGKREIVGYGWNSSANYRDRVDYPMPAIRFREPTNEILCLRAKEQQDWKKLSIEEKRALYRASFCQTFAELKAGTGEWKMHLSFGLIAASIGIWVCIMMNLFVYDELPITFDEEHQKAQLKRMLDFEINPVTGLASKWDYEKKQWK